From Dreissena polymorpha isolate Duluth1 chromosome 15, UMN_Dpol_1.0, whole genome shotgun sequence, a single genomic window includes:
- the LOC127860412 gene encoding uncharacterized protein LOC127860412 isoform X2, with protein sequence MVREGSLLPIFCLNLALFKMAEIPFIIDGAAQIVMCVSKTTTCADVIAKLPNLQVPLAVFLSAEGVERELPGKTKLLKVLRANASSNNVEFVIKQSTIKTQKSPGLGRKRLSRDSLKKVSDLAFYVRYQKKKVEVIRSKAEGTPHKTHIKRLTTHASTNSMDAFLAKADLDEMARFLSFCGQVTTERLTGHSAKRTQSTNQTETADHVTGVKLSPKRKFNTPKRTMSTCSSSTGTACSSDTGYQSAPSETSSTKSESKLSNKPRRTVLLKDDDNGPKHSTPVVASRHQRRSQDKLDCTLTDEYLERMDECEGKSIIMERFIADQTLAAGNDDHRPIPTHRLPDQQSLSVFRGKKENHRFLLEKNCESFTQTEACDLGQFLPSRMSDLTAQRTLRRESAFANLRKCTETNRFSLPAASFACSARISTDDEFSYSFNCTFPAIDEHQSLDFSYSFTVSEESDVTCNFFRNENTASDDSLWSFEKTKPSFCGDQLDLTCLEINEHERNIGCYDSLLSDI encoded by the exons ATGGTGCGAGAGGGGTCTCTCCTCCcgattttttgtttgaatttggCACTTTTCAAG ATGGCAGAAATTCCGTTCATCATAGATGGCGCTGCGCAGATTGTGATGTGCGTTTCCAAGACAACCACGTGCGCTGACGTCATTGCTAAGCTGCCTAATCTCCAGGTGCCTCTAGCGGTATTTCTGTCAGCTGAAGGTGTCGAGAGGGAACTTCCGGGAAAGACTAAGCTGCTGAAGGTGTTGCGCGCAAACGCATCTTCAAATAATGTGGAATTCGTCATAAAACAGTCGACGATTAAGACGCAGAAGTCGCCTGGACTTGGACGAAAGCGTTTATCACGAGATTCGCTGAAGAAAGTTTCTGATCTCGCTTTCTATGTACGCTACCAGAAAAAGAAGGTAGAAGTGATAAGATCGAAAGCAGAAGGTACACCACACAAGACACATATTAAGCGTCTGACCACTCACGCGTCCACCAACAGCATGGACGCATTCCTCGCCAAAGCTGATCTGGACGAAATGGCGCGCTTTCTCAGCTTTTGCGGACAAGTGACAACGGAAAGATTGACCGGTCACTCTGCAAAGAGGACCCAATCCACTAATCAGACCGAGACAGCCGATCACGTGACCGGCGTGAAACTATCGCCGAAGAGGAAGTTCAACACGCCCAAAAGAACAATGTCCACTTGCTCTTCTTCCACGGGAACGGCCTGTTCCTCGGACACCGGGTACCAGTCTGCCCCAAGTGAGACATCAAGTACAAAATCAGAAAGTAAATTATCAAACAAGCCCCGCCGCACCGTCCTTCTGAAGGATGATGACAACGGCCCCAAACACAGCACACCAGTGGTTGCATCCCGACACCAGAGACGCTCGCAGGACAAACTCGACTGCACTCTCACAGATGAGTACCTTGAGCGGATGGACGAATGCGAAGGAAAGAGCATCATCATGGAGAGGTTCATAGCCGACCAGACCTTAGCGGCTGGAAATGACGATCATCGACCGATACCTACGCATCGGCTACCTGATCAACAAAGCCTGTCAGTGTTCCGCGGCAAAAAGGAGAACCACCGCTTCTTGTTGGAGAAAAACTGCGAATCGTTCACGCAAACTGAGGCTTGTGATCTCGGTCAGTTTCTTCCATCTCGCATGTCAGACTTAACTGCTCAGAGGACACTGAGACGCGAGTCTGCGTTCGCGAATCTGAGAAAGTGCACCGAGACAAACAGATTCTCGCTTCCGGCCGCAAGCTTCGCATGTTCAGCGCGTATTTCAACGGATGACGAATTCAGCTACTCATTCAACTGCACTTTTCCGGCTATTGACGAACATCAAAGCTTGGACTTCAGTTACAGCTTTACAGTCAGCGAAGAAAGTGACGTCACGTGTAACTTCTTCCGAAATGAGAATACCGCATCAGACGATAGTTTGTGGAGCTTTGAGAAGACGAAACCTTCATTTTGTGGTGACCAACTCGACCTAACTTGCTTGGAAATAAATGAACATGAACGAAACATTGGTTGCTACGATTCCTTATTAAGCGATATCTGA
- the LOC127860412 gene encoding uncharacterized protein LOC127860412 isoform X5, producing the protein MVREGSLLPIFCLNLALFKMDVSKKSQQIAFIIDGAVRIVKAVSKKTTCADVITKLPNLQVPLAVFLSAEGVEKELPGKTKLLKVWRANAASKNIEFVIKRSEIKMQRSRKSLGATLRRGSFSFLRKVPLKKMSTVQVPNIPNTLKKVSTTCMENSSFKSGTHVENSTSVKLSFKSKFTTPHKTMSDRAISTRTISSTDTGYNSISSGESSQESNQKMTSKCTKNRHRTVLLEDDVNGPRHSTPVAVKRAQKRSLDCTLTEYRVQLEEYRGKSAIMHRFLADQTLTSNRKRLDRESLSSIHDQKERCRFLWERYCDSDTESEASDDSEFIPSNMIDFTRTTALRRESAFSDLRKCSSRFSLPATRFSLPTRVATGVIDEFDYSFNCSFPRMDGDGCEDDSSNAGERANVITAVCRKDDPVTDEILDSFMKTTTSFSSDDLELNVLERNVME; encoded by the exons ATGGTGCGAGAGGGGTCTCTCCTCCcgattttttgtttgaatttggCACTTTTCAAG ATGGACGTATCGAAGAAATCGCAACAGATTGCGTTCATCATAGATGGCGCTGTGAGGATTGTGAAGGCCGTTTCTAAGAAGACCACGTGCGCTGACGTCATCACTAAGTTGCCTAATCTTCAGGTGCCTCTAGCGGTATTCCTGTCAGCTGAGGGTGTCGAGAAGGAACTTCCGGGAAAGACTAAGCTGCTGAAGGTGTGGCGCGCTAACGCAGCTTCAAAGAATATTGAATTCGTCATTAAAAGATCCGAGATTAAGATGCAGAGGTCGAGAAAATCTCTTGGAGCAACTTTAAGACGAGGTTCCTTTTCTTTCCTCAGGAAAGTTCCGTTGAAAAAGATGTCGACAGTCCAAGTTCCTAATATTCCTAACACACTCAAAAAAGTTTCCACAACTTGTATGGAAAATAGCTCGTTCAAATCCGGTACACATGTGGAAAACAGCACATCTGTGAAGTTATCGTTTAAAAGCAAGTTCACGACACCCCACAAAACGATGTCGGATCGAGCCATCTCCACAAGAACCATCTCCTCCACAGATACCGGATACAACTCTATCAGCAGTGGGGAAAGTAGTCAGGAATCCAATCAGAAAATGACCAGCAAATGTACCAAAAACCGCCATCGCACTGTTCTACTGGAGGATGACGTCAACGGTCCTAGACACAGCACGCCCGTCGCTGTCAAACGTGCACAAAAACGTAGTCTGGACTGTACTCTCACTGAGTATCGCGTACAGTTGGAGGAATACCGGGGTAAAAGCGCAATTATGCACAGATTTCTGGCCGACCAGACGCTAACGTCAAACAGAAAACGTCTCGATCGTGAGAGTTTATCATCTATCCACGACCAGAAGGAGCGCTGTCGCTTCCTGTGGGAGAGATACTGCGACTCGGACACAGAGAGTGAAGCCTCCGATGACAGCGAATTCATCCCATCCAATATGATCGACTTTACACGAACCACGGCGCTCAGACGGGAATCTGCGTTTTCGGATCTGAGGAAGTGCTCTTCAAGATTCTCACTTCCGGCAACTCGATTCTCACTCCCGACTCGCGTAGCTACGGGTGTTATCGATGAGTTTGATTATTCATTCAACTGCTCGTTTCCAAGAATGGACGGAGATGGTTGCGAGGACGATAGCTCGAATGCAGGTGAACGCGCAAATGTCATCACCGCAGTATGTAGAAAAGATGATCCCGTAACAGACGAGATTTTGGACAGCTTCATGAAGACGACAACATCCTTCTCGAGTGATGATCTTGAACTAAATGTGCTTGAACGGAACGTTATGGAATGA